From the bacterium genome, one window contains:
- a CDS encoding DUF58 domain-containing protein codes for MNAPAPHPVSLLRKLEWRVRHTADSLLGGEYRSAFRGRGREFDQVVQYEWGDDVRDIDWNVTARRGEPYRKKYVEERELTLVLLFDDSPSLQFGSGARSKRTAVLELAGLLALLSAGNRDRAGFWHATPETHLVREPVRGRTAIIETAARLFAQPIPDLDRGGEVAIDWQRFFLAFPRHSVVLWLGDFAPRPMPPAWSALRRRYQMVGVRVEDAWERVLPARGRMTAVDPVSGALVPFDPSSRASRARHAMWVRARDAYFKQLFPSPLDCLTVSTDDDLLGALVRFFRARMQGVKG; via the coding sequence ATGAATGCGCCGGCTCCCCATCCCGTATCGCTGCTCCGCAAGCTCGAGTGGCGGGTCCGCCACACCGCGGACTCGCTGCTCGGCGGCGAGTATCGCTCCGCCTTTCGCGGCCGCGGCCGCGAGTTCGACCAGGTCGTCCAGTACGAGTGGGGCGACGACGTCCGCGACATCGACTGGAACGTCACGGCGCGGCGCGGCGAGCCCTACCGCAAGAAGTACGTCGAGGAACGCGAGCTCACCCTCGTCCTGCTGTTCGACGACAGCCCGTCGTTGCAGTTCGGCTCCGGCGCGCGCAGCAAGCGGACCGCGGTGCTCGAGCTCGCCGGACTGCTGGCGCTGCTCTCGGCCGGCAACCGCGACCGCGCCGGCTTCTGGCACGCCACGCCGGAGACCCATCTGGTGCGCGAGCCGGTGCGCGGCCGCACCGCGATCATCGAGACCGCGGCGCGCCTGTTCGCGCAGCCGATCCCGGACCTCGACCGCGGCGGCGAGGTGGCGATCGACTGGCAGCGCTTCTTCCTCGCCTTCCCGCGCCACAGCGTGGTGCTGTGGCTCGGCGACTTCGCGCCCCGCCCCATGCCGCCCGCCTGGTCGGCGCTGCGCCGCCGCTACCAGATGGTCGGCGTGCGGGTCGAGGACGCCTGGGAGCGGGTGCTACCGGCGCGCGGCCGCATGACCGCCGTCGACCCGGTGAGCGGCGCGCTGGTGCCGTTCGATCCCAGCTCGCGCGCCAGCCGCGCCCGCCACGCGATGTGGGTGCGGGCCCGCGACGCCTACTTCAAGCAGCTCTTCCCGTCGCCGCTCGATTGCCTGACCGTCAGCACCGATGACGACCTGCTCGGCGCCCTGGTTCGATTCTTCCGCGCCCGCATGCAGGGGGTGAAGGGATGA
- a CDS encoding VWA domain-containing protein: MTPGWTLATPAWLLLLAALPLIAWLRARRGRPVLVVPFVSQWTGHDLVTRSRLPQALVLAGLALIAVALARPQHVDEQRQVTQDGYDIVLAIDLSGSMLAEDYARDDGTRINRLQAIKPIIDAFIQRRPSDRIGIVPFAGRAYTLAPLTADHDWLHQQVRRLKVGLIEDGTAIGDALSLAVARLGQPARETDGKRLGGFVILLTDGANNAGAVAPLEAAALAKAKGIPVYTIGAGTDGVVPMPVFDPSGRKLGYRDAVSDLDEATMRAIADATGGGYFRATDSDTVEAAFAAIDRERKITFDASAARRAEEFYAWAAWPGMALIAAGYLLALVPTSLGRGSRREVPA, encoded by the coding sequence ATGACGCCGGGTTGGACGCTCGCCACGCCCGCCTGGCTGCTGCTGCTCGCCGCGCTGCCGCTCATCGCCTGGCTGCGCGCCCGCCGCGGCCGGCCGGTGCTGGTGGTGCCATTCGTCAGTCAGTGGACCGGCCACGATCTCGTCACCCGGTCGCGCCTGCCGCAGGCACTGGTGCTCGCCGGCCTGGCGTTGATCGCCGTCGCCCTGGCGCGGCCGCAGCACGTCGACGAGCAGCGGCAGGTGACGCAGGACGGCTACGACATCGTCCTCGCCATCGATCTCTCCGGCAGCATGCTGGCCGAGGACTACGCGCGCGACGACGGAACGCGCATCAACCGCCTGCAGGCGATCAAGCCGATCATCGACGCCTTCATCCAGCGCCGCCCGAGCGACCGCATCGGCATCGTCCCCTTCGCCGGCCGCGCCTACACACTGGCGCCGCTCACCGCCGACCACGACTGGCTGCACCAGCAGGTGCGGCGGCTGAAGGTCGGCCTGATCGAGGACGGCACCGCGATCGGCGACGCGCTGTCGCTCGCCGTCGCCCGCCTCGGCCAGCCGGCCCGCGAGACGGACGGCAAGCGGCTCGGCGGCTTCGTCATCCTGCTCACCGACGGCGCCAACAATGCCGGCGCGGTGGCGCCGCTCGAAGCCGCGGCGCTCGCCAAGGCGAAGGGCATCCCGGTGTACACGATCGGCGCCGGCACCGACGGCGTCGTGCCGATGCCGGTCTTCGATCCGAGCGGCCGCAAGCTCGGCTATCGCGACGCGGTCTCCGACCTCGACGAGGCGACGATGCGCGCCATCGCCGACGCCACCGGCGGCGGCTATTTCCGCGCCACCGACTCCGACACCGTCGAGGCGGCCTTCGCCGCGATCGATCGCGAACGCAAGATCACCTTCGACGCCAGCGCGGCGCGGCGCGCCGAGGAATTCTACGCCTGGGCGGCGTGGCCGGGCATGGCCCTGATCGCCGCCGGCTATCTGCTGGCGCTGGTTCCGACCTCCCTCGGTCGCGGCAGCCGCCGCGAGGTGCCCGCATGA